From the genome of Delphinus delphis chromosome 8, mDelDel1.2, whole genome shotgun sequence, one region includes:
- the LOC132429078 gene encoding LOW QUALITY PROTEIN: olfactory receptor 51H1-like (The sequence of the model RefSeq protein was modified relative to this genomic sequence to represent the inferred CDS: inserted 1 base in 1 codon) yields MVSCNTSTSGYSTFLLTGFPGLGASHHWVSIPINLNCVVSILGNSIILFLICTDPALHEPMYIFLSMLAASDLGLWASIFPTMVQLFWLGVGELPFNLCAAQMFFIHTFTYVEFGVLLAMAFDHFVAIRDPLHCASVLTHSAMAKVGPAILVRAILLNLPGPILLQCLLFPQISVPSHCYCLHXDLVGLACSETQVNSLVGLVSILLSLGFDSSLIILSFALILRTVLSIASPGKRLKALNMCVSHLCIVLIFHSPKLGLSVLHRVEKHSYPALAVLMANLHFLVPPFMNPIVYCIKSKQICQGLLKRFQQKRVDVS; encoded by the exons ATGGTTTCCTGCAACACCAGCACTTCTGGTTATTCTACCTTCCTCCTCACTGGCTTCCCAGGTCTAGGAGCGTCTCATCATTGGGTTTCCATCCCCATCAACCTCAACTGTGTGGTTTCCATCCTGGGTAACAGCATCATCCTCTTCCTGATCTGCACAGATCCAGCCTTACACGAACCCATGTACATCTTCCTGTCCATGCTGGCAGCCTCTGATCTGGGCCTCTGGGCCTCCATCTTCCCCACCATGGTGCAGCTCTTCTGGCTGGGTGTTGGTGAGCTGCCCTTCAATCTTTGTGCGGCACAGATGTTCTTCATCCACACGTTCACCTATGTGGAATTTGGTGTGCTGCTGGCCATGGCCTTTGATCACTTTGTTGCCATCCGGGACCCTCTGCACTGTGCCTCAGTTCTTACCCACTCAGCCATGGCCAAAGTGGGGCCTGCCATCCTGGTGAGGGCCATCCTGCTCAATCTCCCAGGACCCATCCTCCTGCAGTGTCTGCTCTTTCCCCAGATCAGTGTACCCTCTCACTGTTACTGCCTTC GTGACCTTGTGGGTTTGGCCTGCTCAGAAACTCAGGTCAACAGCCTGGTTGGCCTGGTCTCCATCCTCCTCTCTTTGGGCTTTGACTCTTCCCTCATCATACTCTCCTTTGCCCTGATCCTACGGACTGTGCTGAGCATTGCATCACCTGGGAAACGACTAAAGGCACTCAACATGTGTGTCTCACACCTCTGCATTGTTCTCATATTTCACTCGCCCAAGCTGGGGCTGTCTGTGTTGCACCGAGTAGAGAAGCACAGCTACCCTGCTCTGGCAGTGCTTATGGCCAACCTGCACTTCTTGGTTCCGCCCTTCATGAACCCCATTGTCTACTGCATCAAGTCTAAGCAGATCTGTCAGGGCCTCCTAAAGCGCTTCCAGCAGAAAAGGGTTGATGTATCGTAG